In a single window of the Tellurirhabdus bombi genome:
- the thrA gene encoding bifunctional aspartate kinase/homoserine dehydrogenase I, with protein MNVLKFGGTSVGSVESIKQVIHIIERHRSKNEPVGAVVLSAMSGVTNQLIEIGRMATESNTDYMELVRRIEDRHFNVIKALIPVKEQSKVFATIRGIINELEDLLRGVSLIRELSLRTMDLIMSFGERLSCTVVSECLKSRGVPAQFCDARNLIKTDSQFSMAEVNYTLTNQLINDYFSKTTDLPIVTGFIGSTEKNETTTLGRGGSDFTASILGSALNADIIDIWTDVDGMMTADPRKVANSFNIPTITYAEAMELSHFGAKVIYPPSLQPAFARNIPLRILNTFNIDHTGTVISRAAERRDYTITGISSIDDVIMVNIQGSGMIGVAGVSARVFGVLALHKISVILISQASSEHSICFAIDPRNAEYVREILNAEFAADIEQGHIDNVSIERELSIIAVVGEGMKKSSGIAGKLFSVLGKNGVNIIAVAQGSSEINISVVINRNNLSKALNAIHNVFFQSEARILNLFLVGTGLIGRTLLKQIHAQNAFLKNEKLLKICLVGVTNTKKMLLDPKGISLDDWQGRLLTEGVTTSLPAFVDQMKNYNLPNSVFIDCTSDKDIVNFYESLLNANVSVVTPNKVANSGSYEEYRRLQRTALRRGVKFLYETNVGAGLPIINTLQGLMTSGDRFLKIEAILSGTLSFIFNNFETGKDGKPVSFAAIVREAKEKGYTEPDPREDLSGMDVARKILILAREAGFPLEPSDVTINNLLPENCILAPSIPAFFEELENSNAYFESLLAKAEDQNQKLRYVATLENGKVTIELRAVGPEHPFYALSGADNIVSFTTERYKDRPLVIKGPGAGAEVTATGVFADVVSIGSYLA; from the coding sequence ATGAACGTATTGAAATTTGGCGGCACCTCCGTCGGATCGGTTGAAAGCATCAAGCAAGTTATTCATATTATTGAACGTCACCGCAGCAAAAATGAGCCTGTTGGGGCGGTTGTTCTGTCGGCGATGAGCGGAGTTACCAACCAGTTAATTGAAATTGGGCGGATGGCTACAGAGAGCAATACCGATTACATGGAACTTGTCCGGCGCATTGAGGATCGGCATTTCAATGTGATCAAAGCCCTTATTCCGGTCAAAGAGCAAAGCAAAGTATTTGCCACGATTCGGGGCATTATTAACGAGCTGGAAGACTTGCTGCGGGGCGTGTCCCTGATCCGGGAATTATCACTCCGGACGATGGACCTGATTATGAGTTTTGGCGAACGGCTGTCGTGCACGGTGGTTTCCGAATGCCTGAAAAGCCGGGGTGTGCCGGCCCAGTTCTGCGACGCCCGTAACCTGATCAAAACAGACAGCCAGTTTAGCATGGCGGAGGTCAATTATACGCTGACCAACCAGCTAATCAACGATTATTTTTCGAAAACAACGGACCTGCCCATTGTAACCGGTTTTATCGGCTCAACCGAAAAGAACGAAACGACCACGCTGGGCCGGGGCGGCTCTGATTTTACCGCGTCGATTCTGGGGTCGGCGCTCAATGCCGACATCATCGACATCTGGACGGATGTCGATGGTATGATGACTGCCGATCCGCGCAAGGTTGCCAACTCGTTTAATATTCCGACGATTACGTATGCCGAAGCGATGGAACTGAGCCACTTCGGCGCTAAAGTGATTTACCCGCCCAGCCTGCAACCGGCCTTTGCGCGGAACATTCCGCTGCGAATTCTCAATACATTCAACATTGATCACACGGGTACGGTCATCAGCCGAGCTGCCGAACGCCGCGACTACACCATTACGGGTATTTCGTCCATCGACGATGTGATTATGGTCAATATTCAGGGGTCGGGGATGATTGGAGTGGCGGGGGTATCAGCGCGGGTTTTCGGCGTTCTGGCCCTTCACAAAATCAGTGTTATCCTGATTTCGCAGGCCTCTTCCGAGCACTCCATTTGTTTCGCGATTGATCCGCGCAACGCCGAGTATGTCCGCGAGATTCTAAACGCTGAGTTTGCAGCTGACATTGAGCAGGGCCATATCGACAACGTAAGCATCGAACGCGAATTATCGATCATTGCCGTGGTCGGTGAAGGCATGAAAAAAAGCTCCGGTATCGCCGGGAAACTGTTTTCGGTACTGGGTAAAAACGGGGTTAATATTATTGCCGTAGCGCAGGGCTCGTCGGAAATTAATATTTCGGTTGTTATCAATCGAAATAACCTATCCAAAGCCCTTAACGCAATTCATAACGTTTTCTTCCAATCCGAAGCCCGCATTCTGAATTTGTTCCTGGTGGGTACGGGCCTGATTGGCCGTACTTTATTGAAGCAGATTCACGCACAGAATGCTTTCCTGAAAAATGAAAAGCTGCTGAAAATCTGTCTGGTTGGCGTTACGAATACCAAGAAAATGCTGCTTGATCCGAAAGGGATTTCGCTCGACGACTGGCAGGGTCGGTTGCTGACAGAAGGCGTAACGACCTCCCTACCCGCCTTTGTCGACCAGATGAAAAACTACAACCTGCCGAACAGCGTTTTCATCGATTGCACATCGGATAAAGACATCGTTAATTTTTACGAATCCCTCCTGAATGCCAACGTGTCGGTAGTAACTCCAAACAAGGTGGCCAATTCCGGCTCTTACGAAGAATACCGGCGTTTGCAGCGGACGGCGCTTCGACGGGGTGTTAAATTCCTCTACGAAACCAACGTCGGTGCGGGTCTGCCCATTATCAATACCTTGCAGGGCCTGATGACCTCCGGCGACCGCTTCCTGAAAATCGAAGCGATTCTGTCTGGTACGCTCTCGTTCATTTTCAATAATTTCGAAACGGGAAAAGATGGCAAGCCAGTTTCTTTTGCGGCCATTGTACGTGAAGCCAAAGAAAAAGGCTATACCGAACCAGACCCGCGCGAAGACTTGAGCGGCATGGATGTCGCCCGGAAAATTCTGATTCTTGCCCGTGAGGCTGGTTTCCCGCTGGAACCTTCCGATGTAACGATCAACAATTTGCTGCCTGAGAACTGCATTTTGGCGCCTTCCATTCCGGCTTTCTTTGAGGAGTTGGAGAATAGCAACGCCTATTTTGAAAGTTTGCTGGCTAAGGCTGAAGATCAGAATCAGAAACTTCGCTACGTGGCCACGCTTGAAAACGGCAAGGTAACAATTGAATTACGAGCTGTTGGGCCGGAGCATCCTTTCTACGCGCTGTCCGGAGCCGATAACATTGTTTCTTTTACCACGGAACGTTACAAAGATCGGCCTTTAGTGATCAAAGGCCCGGGTGCAGGTGCAGAAGTAACAGCAACTGGAGTGTTTGCCGATGTTGTTAGCATCGGGAGTTATTTAGCTTAA
- a CDS encoding homoserine kinase → MESIKVFAPATVANVACGFDIFGFAVDSPGDELIVRQSAQPGVRILDIIGDEGRLPREAARNTAGIAIQSYLAHIGRDDVGVDLILHKKMPLGSGLGSSAASAVAGVFAINELLGNPLERIDLLPFAMEGERIACGSAHADNVGPSLMGGFVVVRSYNPLDIITIDTPHQLFATIVHPDIEVNTKDARYILKNEVSMKNTITQMGNVAGLIAGLMKPDYSLISRSLVDVIIEPIRAILIPQFKEVKQAALDAGALGCSISGSGPSIFALSCDQNTATNVGNKMQNAFASAGIGSEVYVSEINQQGPKIIG, encoded by the coding sequence ATGGAATCCATAAAAGTGTTTGCACCTGCCACCGTGGCGAATGTTGCCTGCGGATTTGATATTTTTGGTTTTGCGGTTGATAGTCCCGGCGACGAACTCATTGTTCGCCAGAGCGCTCAGCCAGGTGTTCGTATCCTGGATATTATTGGTGACGAAGGTCGCCTGCCGCGCGAAGCAGCCCGCAACACAGCCGGTATTGCGATTCAATCTTACCTGGCCCACATTGGCCGCGACGATGTTGGTGTTGACCTGATCCTTCACAAAAAAATGCCGCTCGGCAGCGGTTTGGGTTCTAGTGCAGCGAGCGCCGTAGCGGGTGTCTTTGCCATCAATGAGCTGCTGGGTAATCCACTGGAACGCATCGATTTGCTTCCATTCGCGATGGAAGGCGAGCGCATTGCCTGCGGTTCAGCTCATGCCGACAATGTTGGCCCCTCCCTGATGGGCGGCTTCGTGGTGGTTCGTAGTTACAACCCACTGGATATTATCACCATCGATACGCCACACCAGCTTTTTGCTACGATTGTTCATCCCGATATTGAAGTGAATACCAAAGATGCCCGTTACATTCTAAAAAATGAGGTGTCTATGAAGAACACCATTACGCAAATGGGGAATGTAGCCGGGTTAATTGCCGGTTTGATGAAGCCGGATTATAGCCTGATCAGCCGCTCTCTCGTTGATGTAATTATTGAGCCGATTCGCGCCATCCTGATTCCTCAATTTAAGGAGGTAAAACAGGCCGCCTTAGACGCCGGAGCGCTCGGTTGTAGTATTTCCGGGTCCGGTCCATCAATTTTTGCTTTAAGTTGTGACCAGAACACCGCTACCAACGTCGGAAATAAAATGCAGAATGCATTTGCGAGTGCTGGCATAGGTAGTGAAGTTTACGTTTCAGAAATAAATCAGCAGGGACCCAAAATAATTGGTTAA
- a CDS encoding capsule assembly Wzi family protein — protein sequence MRGLLLLVLCPALAFAQPVMETKPTKIFTEVGGYYATDSRTPFWMQANQFGIVPKEIPRASLRAGIQMDSWHNTLSARLKKKRVIGWGYGVEAVANAGAQTITWVLPEAYIKGRLGAFELMAGRRREVSGLADSTLGIGPYSISSNALPVPKIQLSLPEYTAIPFTKGVVAIRGSYAHGWFGNSGNIIQNYFLHQKTLYGRFGKPTWPVKFYAGFNHQVQWGGRTNVLPELLARNGQLPSSFKDYGDIVTGSSLGYRSVVDTTRISPFDREHRIGNHLGTIDVGLELTLAKQYSVFLYRQSIYEDGSLYYLINIQDGLHGLRLHNLKPASTAFRIQDVVVEYLTTMSQGGEVFGDLADNRGRDNYFNHSQYQSGWAYQGQTLGTPFIPPGNDTYPSLPRYNFTNNNRVKVAHLGVSGSFGQGNTFALRCSYSLNAGVYDKPFPDNIWQFSTALKLGVPISARNGWLATATIATDQGKLYENSTGMYLGIRKTWEYYKYRIRN from the coding sequence ATGAGAGGACTGCTACTATTAGTGCTATGCCCGGCTTTGGCTTTTGCCCAGCCGGTGATGGAAACTAAACCTACCAAAATTTTTACTGAAGTTGGTGGCTACTATGCTACCGACAGCCGCACTCCTTTCTGGATGCAGGCCAACCAGTTTGGCATTGTTCCCAAGGAAATTCCTCGTGCTTCTTTGAGAGCGGGGATTCAGATGGACTCCTGGCATAATACACTCTCTGCTCGCCTAAAGAAAAAAAGGGTTATTGGTTGGGGATACGGCGTGGAAGCAGTTGCCAATGCAGGTGCACAAACGATCACCTGGGTATTGCCCGAAGCGTATATAAAAGGGCGATTAGGCGCCTTTGAACTCATGGCTGGGCGCCGACGGGAGGTTTCCGGGCTTGCCGATTCCACTTTAGGTATTGGCCCTTATTCCATCTCCAGCAATGCGTTGCCTGTTCCCAAAATCCAGCTTTCGTTGCCAGAATACACCGCTATTCCCTTTACCAAAGGGGTGGTTGCTATCCGGGGCTCTTACGCGCATGGCTGGTTTGGCAATAGTGGCAACATCATTCAGAATTATTTTCTACACCAAAAAACGCTGTATGGCCGCTTTGGTAAGCCAACCTGGCCGGTCAAATTCTATGCTGGATTTAACCATCAAGTCCAGTGGGGTGGCCGGACGAATGTTTTACCCGAACTATTGGCGCGAAACGGGCAACTTCCTTCTAGTTTTAAAGACTATGGCGACATCGTAACCGGTTCCAGTTTGGGCTACCGCTCAGTTGTTGATACCACCCGAATTAGTCCATTTGATCGCGAACACCGGATTGGCAATCACCTGGGTACGATTGATGTAGGTTTAGAACTAACACTAGCCAAGCAGTACTCGGTTTTTCTGTACCGGCAAAGTATTTACGAAGATGGATCGCTATATTACCTAATCAACATTCAGGATGGCCTGCATGGCCTACGTTTGCACAATTTAAAACCTGCATCGACGGCATTCCGAATTCAGGACGTAGTAGTGGAATATTTAACAACCATGAGCCAGGGCGGCGAGGTTTTTGGTGATCTGGCGGACAATCGAGGTCGGGACAATTACTTCAACCACAGCCAGTACCAGAGTGGATGGGCTTATCAGGGCCAAACGCTGGGAACGCCATTTATACCGCCGGGAAACGACACGTACCCTAGTTTACCTCGCTATAACTTCACGAATAATAACCGGGTCAAAGTAGCTCATCTGGGCGTATCAGGCAGCTTCGGGCAAGGTAACACATTTGCTCTTCGTTGCTCTTACAGCCTGAATGCAGGAGTTTATGACAAACCGTTTCCGGATAACATCTGGCAGTTTTCAACCGCTCTGAAGCTGGGCGTGCCTATTTCGGCCCGCAACGGCTGGCTTGCCACAGCGACTATTGCTACGGATCAAGGCAAACTTTACGAAAATAGTACCGGAATGTACTTAGGCATCCGGAAAACCTGGGAATATTATAAATACCGGATTAGAAATTAA
- a CDS encoding alanine dehydrogenase has protein sequence MVTGFDALAKQTALYPQEAPVKDKKQASSLLIGLPKEVSLQEKRIALTPEAVAILIRNGHEVLVETGAGAGAKLLDRDYSEAGAQIVQSSKEVYEANLILKVEPLVEQELDHIKPGSTLISAVNLPNHDRAYFEKLNQKKITALGYEYIQDRVGGMPVIRAMSEIAGNTVMLVAAEYLSSANNGRGLILGGITGVPPTKVVILGAGTVAEYAARTGLGLGAEIKIFDKYIYKLQRLKYAIGQHVYTSIIESDTLTEAVQRADVVIGAMRAEDGVSPIVVTEDMVMKMKPDSVLIDVSIDQGGNFETSQMTTLKEPVFKKHDVIHYCVPNIPSRVAHTASLALSNIFLPFLLQTGTIGGIEEMMYANRWFMKGVYSHKGLLTNMYIAKKFGMRYKDLSLLLAARI, from the coding sequence ATGGTTACCGGATTTGACGCATTGGCCAAACAAACGGCCCTGTACCCGCAAGAAGCACCTGTGAAAGACAAGAAACAGGCAAGTAGCTTGTTAATTGGTTTACCGAAAGAAGTTTCTTTGCAGGAAAAGCGCATTGCATTAACCCCCGAAGCAGTGGCTATCCTAATCCGAAATGGCCACGAAGTGCTGGTGGAGACAGGAGCGGGAGCGGGGGCTAAACTGCTCGACCGCGATTACTCCGAAGCCGGGGCGCAAATTGTCCAGTCGTCCAAAGAAGTCTACGAAGCAAATCTGATTCTGAAGGTAGAGCCCCTGGTGGAGCAGGAACTGGATCACATTAAGCCGGGAAGCACGCTGATTTCGGCAGTAAATTTGCCCAATCATGACCGGGCTTATTTCGAAAAGCTAAACCAGAAAAAAATAACTGCTCTTGGCTACGAATACATCCAGGATCGGGTGGGTGGTATGCCCGTTATTCGGGCGATGAGTGAGATTGCTGGGAATACGGTCATGTTGGTAGCCGCCGAATACCTTAGCAGTGCCAACAACGGTCGAGGACTTATTTTAGGCGGTATTACGGGCGTACCTCCAACAAAAGTGGTGATTCTGGGGGCCGGTACGGTCGCTGAATACGCTGCCCGAACGGGTTTAGGACTCGGAGCCGAAATCAAGATATTTGATAAATACATCTACAAACTTCAGCGGCTCAAGTACGCCATTGGGCAGCACGTCTACACGTCTATTATCGAATCGGATACTTTAACCGAAGCCGTCCAGCGCGCTGACGTGGTGATTGGAGCCATGCGTGCCGAAGATGGTGTTAGCCCGATTGTGGTGACGGAGGATATGGTGATGAAAATGAAGCCTGATTCAGTGCTGATTGATGTATCGATTGACCAGGGCGGAAATTTTGAAACCTCGCAGATGACGACGCTAAAAGAACCCGTCTTTAAGAAGCACGACGTGATTCATTACTGCGTTCCTAACATTCCGTCCCGGGTTGCACACACGGCCAGTTTAGCGCTGAGTAACATCTTTTTACCCTTTTTGCTACAGACCGGAACGATTGGCGGCATTGAAGAAATGATGTATGCGAACCGTTGGTTTATGAAAGGTGTTTATAGTCATAAAGGCTTATTGACGAACATGTACATTGCCAAGAAATTTGGCATGCGTTACAAAGATTTAAGCCTATTATTAGCCGCCAGAATTTAA
- the tsaE gene encoding tRNA (adenosine(37)-N6)-threonylcarbamoyltransferase complex ATPase subunit type 1 TsaE, protein MQLIVQHLSELDAAAEQLLQLGQNHQVWLFEGEMGAGKTTLIKALCRQMGVVNVVQSPTFSIVNEYVTNDGKPIYHFDCYRLRNEMEAFDIGIEEYFDSGATCFVEWPERIAGLLPSDAWTIHLRVEEQNRIIETL, encoded by the coding sequence ATGCAGTTAATTGTTCAGCACCTCAGTGAACTGGATGCGGCGGCGGAACAGTTGCTTCAGCTAGGGCAGAACCATCAGGTATGGTTGTTTGAGGGGGAAATGGGGGCGGGGAAAACAACGCTCATCAAAGCTTTGTGCCGGCAGATGGGGGTAGTGAACGTCGTGCAGAGTCCAACCTTTTCAATTGTTAATGAGTATGTTACAAATGATGGAAAACCCATCTATCATTTTGACTGTTACCGACTTCGAAACGAAATGGAGGCGTTCGATATTGGAATTGAAGAATACTTCGATTCAGGAGCGACTTGCTTTGTCGAATGGCCCGAACGCATTGCTGGCTTGTTACCGAGTGATGCCTGGACAATCCACTTACGTGTCGAAGAACAAAATCGAATCATAGAAACACTTTAA
- a CDS encoding Gfo/Idh/MocA family protein — MQTDHSQSRRQFLKSSTALASFFIVPRYVLGGPGYLAPSDQISLGFIGLGRQSGGLRRNFQQTGQVRIPVACDVDRTKMVKFITDVKAAAGVTPAAGTNNTAENCKPYDDFRAVLDRSDVDGVVIVAPDHWHAAIAVRAAEAGKDIYCEKPLSLTVAEGRAMVKATRKYKRVFQTGSMQRSWKEFRQAVELVRSGAIGEVKTVKVNVGGPPEAWNLTAETLPNGLHWDMWLGPNPVDRPYNSQLAPPLGADYWARWRNIKEFGGGGMTDWGAHMFDIAQWGLDMDKSGPVSLTPPSDNSGKGLVYTYANGVKMIHEPVQGGQFCHFIGTEGEVKVGRGSLITTPASLKDKVIAESDRKIYHSENHYVDFLNAMRSRKPPVCDVEVGHRTATVCNIGNIAYELKRPLRWDPKKEKFVDDDEANKWLSRPLKKEWKV; from the coding sequence ATGCAGACTGACCATTCCCAATCCCGAAGACAATTTCTCAAGAGTTCTACTGCGTTAGCTTCCTTCTTCATTGTTCCCCGCTATGTTCTGGGAGGGCCGGGCTATCTGGCTCCTAGCGATCAAATCAGTTTAGGCTTTATCGGTTTAGGTAGGCAGTCCGGCGGATTGCGGCGCAATTTTCAGCAAACAGGGCAAGTCCGTATTCCGGTCGCCTGCGACGTTGACCGCACGAAGATGGTGAAATTTATTACTGACGTCAAGGCCGCAGCGGGCGTAACGCCTGCCGCCGGCACCAACAACACCGCTGAAAACTGCAAACCATACGATGATTTCCGGGCTGTGTTAGACCGTTCTGACGTTGATGGTGTGGTCATTGTGGCGCCGGATCATTGGCACGCGGCCATTGCTGTGCGGGCAGCAGAGGCCGGAAAAGATATTTATTGCGAAAAGCCCCTTTCGCTCACGGTTGCGGAAGGGCGGGCGATGGTAAAAGCAACCCGCAAGTACAAGCGTGTTTTTCAGACCGGTAGTATGCAGCGGTCGTGGAAGGAATTTCGTCAGGCAGTCGAGTTGGTACGAAGCGGAGCAATTGGCGAAGTAAAAACGGTGAAAGTTAATGTGGGTGGCCCACCGGAAGCCTGGAATTTAACCGCAGAAACTTTACCGAACGGCCTGCATTGGGATATGTGGTTAGGCCCTAATCCAGTTGATCGGCCTTATAACAGCCAGCTCGCTCCCCCCTTAGGAGCCGACTATTGGGCACGCTGGCGCAATATTAAAGAGTTTGGGGGCGGTGGCATGACCGATTGGGGGGCACACATGTTCGACATTGCCCAGTGGGGGCTAGATATGGATAAGTCGGGACCTGTGTCCTTGACGCCGCCCAGCGACAACAGCGGCAAAGGCCTGGTATATACCTATGCCAATGGCGTGAAGATGATCCACGAACCCGTTCAGGGGGGCCAGTTCTGCCATTTTATTGGCACAGAAGGAGAAGTAAAAGTAGGACGGGGAAGCTTGATAACGACGCCGGCCAGCCTGAAAGATAAAGTCATTGCCGAAAGTGACCGGAAGATCTATCACAGTGAAAACCACTACGTTGATTTTCTGAATGCGATGCGTTCGCGAAAACCACCCGTCTGTGACGTAGAAGTAGGCCACCGCACGGCTACGGTGTGTAACATTGGTAACATTGCGTATGAACTAAAGAGGCCCTTACGCTGGGATCCGAAGAAAGAGAAATTCGTGGACGACGATGAAGCAAACAAATGGCTTAGCCGCCCTCTCAAAAAAGAATGGAAGGTATAA
- a CDS encoding oxidoreductase, with protein MAQTIKVGLIGFGLSGRYFHAPFLSTNPNFTLVKVVERTRNEAQLFDPSIITVRSHEELFSDPEIDLVIVGSPNDTHFSYAKAALEAGKHVLIEKPFANTSEEARQLLDLAKEKGLVAIPYQNRRYDADFLTIEHILAEQTLGDVVEYEAHFDRYRPEILNSWKEKDPDGGGNLLNLGPHLIDQAVALFGIPEAVFGDVRVIRQGGILDDYFDIKLFYADKRVILKSSMLAPDNSLRYIIHGTKGSFIKHGLDIQEETQRKNILPNTPDWGIEPESQYGTLTTADGQQTITSQAGNYHRFYDNLAKAIRGEQAQEVQPEQAIAVIRIMELALESTQSGKICSF; from the coding sequence ATGGCACAAACAATTAAGGTCGGGTTGATTGGTTTTGGATTATCAGGGCGCTACTTCCACGCTCCGTTTCTAAGCACCAACCCTAATTTTACCCTCGTTAAGGTAGTTGAACGGACCCGGAACGAAGCCCAGCTTTTTGATCCATCCATCATTACAGTGCGCAGTCACGAAGAGCTTTTTAGTGATCCTGAGATTGACTTGGTGATTGTCGGCTCACCCAATGACACGCACTTTTCCTACGCCAAAGCGGCGCTGGAGGCGGGGAAACACGTTCTGATCGAAAAGCCCTTTGCCAACACCAGTGAAGAAGCCCGCCAGCTCCTTGATTTGGCTAAAGAAAAAGGTTTAGTCGCTATTCCCTACCAAAACCGCCGCTACGACGCTGACTTTCTGACCATTGAGCATATTCTGGCCGAGCAAACTTTGGGAGATGTTGTGGAATACGAAGCCCACTTCGACCGTTATCGTCCCGAAATCCTGAATAGCTGGAAAGAAAAAGATCCCGATGGCGGCGGCAACCTCCTTAACCTGGGCCCTCACCTGATTGATCAGGCGGTGGCGCTTTTCGGGATTCCTGAAGCTGTTTTTGGCGATGTCCGGGTAATTCGGCAGGGCGGTATCCTCGATGACTACTTCGACATTAAATTATTTTACGCCGATAAACGGGTCATTTTGAAATCGTCCATGCTGGCACCCGATAACAGCTTGCGGTATATCATCCACGGAACGAAAGGCTCATTTATCAAGCACGGTCTGGATATTCAGGAAGAAACCCAACGGAAAAATATCTTACCCAACACACCCGACTGGGGAATTGAACCCGAAAGTCAGTATGGTACGCTGACGACCGCCGACGGCCAGCAGACCATCACGAGTCAGGCGGGTAATTATCACCGTTTTTACGACAATTTGGCAAAAGCTATTCGGGGCGAACAAGCCCAGGAAGTTCAACCCGAACAGGCCATTGCGGTTATTCGAATTATGGAATTGGCGCTAGAAAGTACCCAGAGCGGAAAAATTTGCTCTTTTTAA
- a CDS encoding RagB/SusD family nutrient uptake outer membrane protein has product MKKHTLLAVALTIGSLTACKDSFLDVQPKAVLGAQNFYNSTGVNYLLVGAYSLLDGWGSGGTSYHSGVSNWVFGSVSADDAYKGSTTGDQPDISYIEYKSIQPDNGYFRGKWRSVYDGVARSNDVLQAVEKATDMSATDKTQVQAQARFLRAYYHFEAKKMWNMAPYIDDKTYNPTDLNSTKVPNDKDIWSNIEADLKFAAENLPAKQSQVGRATKWAATAMLAKAYVFQKKWTDAKPLLESIIASGQYKLMDKYHDNFRTVTNNNTESIFEVQFSVNDGTGENGNNGDVLNYPYGGPTTCCGFFQPSQNLVNAFKTDATGLPLVDTFNNSDITSDQGLESTQAFTPYTGALDPRLDWTVGRRGIPFLDWGAMPGKSWVRDQGNGGPYVAKKHLFYKSDVGTNTFASNNRLNANNFRMIKLSHIYLWLAEAEVEAGSPEKAREYVNVIRKRASNPDGFVKTDAGQPAANYVIGLYTQPWSDKVAARKAVQFEHRLEFALEGHRYFDLVRWGIAAETLNAYMQKESVMRTYFKGASFIKGKHEYYPIPLQEILNSKLDGKETLKQNPGY; this is encoded by the coding sequence ATGAAAAAACATACGTTATTAGCTGTTGCCCTGACAATTGGTTCATTAACAGCGTGTAAAGATAGTTTTCTGGACGTGCAGCCCAAGGCGGTGCTGGGTGCGCAAAATTTTTACAACAGTACCGGAGTCAATTATCTGCTGGTTGGAGCCTATTCCCTGCTAGACGGTTGGGGTTCGGGCGGCACGAGCTACCATTCGGGAGTTAGCAACTGGGTTTTTGGGAGCGTCTCAGCGGATGATGCTTACAAAGGATCAACTACGGGTGACCAGCCGGATATTTCCTACATTGAATACAAAAGTATCCAGCCCGACAACGGTTATTTCCGGGGTAAATGGCGCTCCGTTTATGATGGGGTAGCGCGCTCCAACGACGTATTACAGGCCGTTGAAAAAGCCACGGATATGTCGGCTACCGATAAAACCCAGGTGCAGGCGCAGGCCCGTTTTCTGCGGGCATATTATCACTTCGAAGCCAAAAAAATGTGGAACATGGCTCCGTATATTGATGATAAAACCTATAATCCAACGGATCTAAATAGCACGAAAGTACCTAATGATAAAGACATCTGGAGCAATATTGAGGCCGATCTAAAGTTCGCTGCTGAAAATTTGCCAGCCAAACAGTCGCAGGTAGGACGAGCAACCAAATGGGCGGCCACGGCGATGTTGGCGAAAGCCTATGTTTTTCAGAAAAAGTGGACGGATGCTAAACCCCTGCTGGAATCTATTATTGCCAGCGGTCAGTATAAGTTGATGGACAAGTACCACGACAATTTCCGTACGGTCACCAACAACAATACTGAGTCGATTTTTGAGGTGCAGTTTTCGGTCAACGACGGAACGGGCGAAAATGGGAATAATGGCGATGTGCTCAATTATCCATACGGTGGCCCAACGACTTGCTGCGGATTTTTCCAGCCGTCACAGAACCTGGTGAATGCCTTCAAAACCGATGCAACGGGGCTGCCTTTGGTGGATACGTTCAATAATTCGGATATCACCAGCGATCAGGGGCTTGAATCAACGCAGGCATTTACGCCTTATACAGGAGCACTGGACCCGCGCCTGGACTGGACGGTAGGCCGTCGGGGAATTCCTTTCCTGGATTGGGGAGCTATGCCGGGTAAATCCTGGGTGCGCGATCAAGGAAATGGTGGGCCATACGTGGCTAAAAAGCACCTTTTCTACAAGTCTGACGTTGGAACCAATACCTTTGCGAGCAACAACCGTCTTAACGCCAATAACTTCCGGATGATTAAGCTGTCGCACATTTACCTGTGGCTGGCAGAAGCTGAAGTTGAAGCCGGAAGTCCGGAAAAAGCGCGGGAATACGTCAACGTCATTCGGAAACGCGCATCCAATCCAGATGGTTTTGTAAAAACCGATGCTGGACAACCGGCCGCTAATTACGTGATTGGTTTGTATACGCAGCCTTGGTCGGACAAAGTGGCGGCCCGTAAAGCCGTGCAATTTGAACATCGTCTGGAATTTGCGTTGGAAGGACACCGCTATTTTGACCTGGTTCGCTGGGGAATCGCCGCCGAAACCTTGAATGCATACATGCAGAAAGAATCGGTGATGCGGACTTATTTTAAAGGGGCTTCCTTCATCAAAGGCAAGCACGAATATTACCCGATTCCATTGCAGGAAATTCTGAACAGTAAACTGGATGGTAAAGAAACCTTGAAGCAAAACCCCGGCTACTAA